Proteins encoded by one window of Streptococcus sanguinis:
- a CDS encoding DUF1033 family protein — MYCVIEMYGDYEPWWFLDGWEDDIVAKKQFDDYYEALKYYKSRWLQMEEQSPLYKSRSDLMTIFWDPEDQRWCEECDENVQQYHSLFLLENECKIPKSKYRPGYTKQNGLEKHRACSVKLKSAKPL; from the coding sequence ATGTATTGTGTAATTGAGATGTACGGGGACTATGAACCGTGGTGGTTCCTAGATGGCTGGGAAGATGATATCGTTGCAAAGAAGCAGTTTGATGATTATTATGAAGCCCTTAAGTATTATAAAAGCCGCTGGCTGCAAATGGAAGAGCAGTCACCTTTGTATAAGAGCCGCAGTGATTTGATGACAATTTTTTGGGATCCGGAGGATCAGCGCTGGTGCGAGGAGTGCGATGAGAATGTTCAGCAGTATCATTCGCTGTTTTTGCTGGAGAATGAGTGCAAGATTCCTAAGAGCAAGTATCGGCCAGGCTATACTAAGCAGAACGGCCTTGAAAAGCACCGAGCTTGCTCAGTCAAACTAAAATCCGCTAAGCCTCTTTAA
- the comGB gene encoding competence type IV pilus assembly protein ComGB, with protein MISFLQKDISVLSKGRPKKLSTPKQKKIIELFHNLFSSGFHLAEIVDFLRRSALLEEVYVAEMQAGLSAGQSFSEIVSRLGFSDSVVTQLSLSELHGNLTLSLGKIETYLENLSKVKKKLIEVGTYPLMLLGFLVLIMLGLRNYLLPQLDSQNLATQLINHLPQIFLWSSLAWAALVSVALFYYRKSSKIRFFSKLAALPFFGHLVQAYLTAYYAREWGNMIGQGLELSQIFAIMQEQPSQLFQEIGEDMAAALQGGQGYADKVASYPFFKKELSLMIEYGEVKSKLGSELEVYAEKTWEEFFLRINRAMNFIQPLVFIFVALVIVLLYAAMLLPIYQNMEVHL; from the coding sequence TTGATCAGCTTTTTGCAGAAGGACATATCAGTGCTGAGCAAAGGCAGACCGAAAAAATTGTCTACGCCTAAGCAGAAAAAGATTATTGAGCTCTTTCATAATCTCTTTAGCAGCGGTTTTCACTTAGCAGAGATTGTAGACTTTCTGAGGCGAAGTGCCTTGCTGGAGGAAGTGTATGTCGCAGAAATGCAGGCAGGCTTGTCAGCTGGTCAATCCTTTTCAGAGATTGTCAGTCGACTGGGATTTTCCGACAGCGTTGTAACCCAGCTGTCCTTATCTGAGCTACATGGCAATCTGACACTTAGTCTGGGCAAGATTGAGACCTATCTGGAAAATCTGTCCAAGGTTAAGAAAAAATTGATAGAGGTAGGAACCTATCCTCTCATGCTGCTGGGCTTTTTGGTCCTTATCATGCTGGGATTGCGCAACTATCTTCTGCCTCAATTAGACAGCCAGAATCTAGCTACTCAGCTGATTAATCACCTGCCTCAGATTTTTTTGTGGAGCAGCCTTGCTTGGGCCGCCTTGGTTTCAGTGGCTCTCTTTTATTATCGAAAGTCATCCAAGATTCGTTTTTTCAGCAAACTAGCAGCTCTGCCCTTTTTTGGACATTTGGTACAGGCTTACTTGACCGCTTATTATGCTCGTGAATGGGGAAATATGATTGGCCAGGGCTTGGAACTGAGTCAGATTTTTGCGATTATGCAGGAGCAGCCTTCCCAGCTCTTTCAGGAAATAGGAGAAGATATGGCTGCTGCTTTGCAAGGCGGTCAAGGCTATGCGGACAAGGTGGCGAGCTATCCTTTCTTTAAGAAAGAATTGTCCCTGATGATCGAGTATGGTGAGGTCAAGTCCAAGCTGGGGAGTGAACTGGAAGTCTATGCTGAAAAGACTTGGGAGGAATTTTTCCTACGTATCAACCGGGCCATGAATTTCATTCAGCCCCTAGTATTTATTTTTGTTGCCTTAGTGATTGTTTTACTTTATGCGGCAATGCTCTTGCCC
- the wecB gene encoding non-hydrolyzing UDP-N-acetylglucosamine 2-epimerase — MKKIKVMVVFGTRPEAIKMAPLVIELKKQADLFETTTVVTAQHRQMLDQVLETFKIKPDYDLDIMGKNQTLTDITVKILHKLDDILKENKPDIMLVHGDTTTTFAASLAAFYNQVRIGHVEAGLRTWNKYSPFPEEMNRQMTDSLTDLYFAPTEQSKANLLKENHPAETVFVTGNTAIDALKLTVQADYQHEVLDRINPARKMILVTMHRRENQGEPMRRVFRTLRQIVDAHDDVEIVYPVHLSPAVQEAAREILSDNEKIHLIEPLDVLDFHNIAAKSYFIMSDSGGVQEEAPSLGKPVLVLRDTTERPEGVEAGTLKLVGTETQAVAEAMEALLTDESLYQEMAQASNPYGDGKASERIAQAIAHYFKQTARPE; from the coding sequence ATGAAGAAAATTAAGGTAATGGTTGTTTTTGGAACTCGTCCAGAAGCAATTAAGATGGCTCCACTGGTTATTGAACTGAAGAAGCAGGCAGACTTGTTTGAAACGACAACAGTTGTGACTGCTCAGCATCGTCAGATGCTGGATCAGGTACTTGAAACTTTTAAGATTAAGCCTGATTATGATTTGGATATTATGGGGAAGAATCAAACCCTGACAGATATTACTGTCAAGATCCTGCATAAGCTAGATGATATCTTAAAGGAAAACAAGCCAGATATTATGCTGGTGCACGGTGATACGACAACGACCTTTGCAGCTAGTCTTGCAGCGTTTTATAATCAAGTTCGTATCGGCCATGTAGAAGCTGGGTTGCGGACTTGGAATAAATACTCTCCTTTCCCAGAAGAAATGAATCGTCAGATGACCGACTCTTTGACCGACTTGTATTTTGCACCAACAGAACAGAGTAAGGCTAACTTGCTCAAGGAAAACCATCCAGCAGAAACAGTTTTTGTGACAGGAAATACAGCTATTGACGCTCTCAAGCTGACAGTCCAGGCTGATTATCAGCACGAGGTTCTTGACCGTATTAATCCAGCTCGCAAGATGATTTTGGTGACCATGCATCGCCGGGAAAATCAAGGTGAGCCGATGAGAAGGGTCTTTCGAACTCTACGGCAGATTGTAGATGCCCATGATGATGTGGAAATTGTCTATCCCGTTCACCTGAGTCCAGCGGTTCAGGAAGCGGCTAGAGAAATTCTGAGTGACAATGAGAAAATTCATCTGATTGAGCCTTTAGATGTGTTGGATTTCCATAATATCGCAGCTAAAAGCTACTTTATCATGTCAGACTCAGGCGGAGTGCAGGAAGAAGCGCCTTCCTTAGGTAAGCCTGTACTAGTACTTCGTGATACAACAGAGAGACCAGAAGGAGTTGAGGCCGGCACCTTGAAGCTGGTCGGTACAGAAACTCAAGCAGTAGCAGAGGCAATGGAAGCCCTGCTGACAGATGAGTCACTCTATCAGGAAATGGCCCAAGCCAGCAATCCGTATGGTGACGGTAAGGCTTCTGAGCGGATTGCTCAAGCTATTGCCCACTATTTTAAGCAAACGGCTAGACCAGAATAA
- a CDS encoding glycosyl hydrolase family 8, whose translation MKRTRLRFIWFVTILAVLAGILLYTRMGSTPNIKKKIYSQWSKEYVVTKDKLSYIRTTNSKTEDVVLSEAQGYGMVIAVDAAKQGDASSADFEKLYQYYLAHRLKDTQLMSWKQTIKDGKSNHEDENNATDGDLYIAYALIQAAKQWPDKAKEYQDQAQAILKDVLAYNYNESNGVLTVGNWANAESKFYNLMRTSDTLPQQFQAFYELTKDKQWLTIRDNMLSKLEAISADNKTGLIPDFIWVEGDKVRAADADTVESANDGYYSYNACRLPYNLAQSKDEKSQKMLKKMLNFFLSQEKIYAGYTLKGKALNSNQAGSFTAPVFYAANNNMEFRKLVQQNKYLFMQGLPSDNYYDAAVTTMIALETL comes from the coding sequence GTGAAAAGAACAAGATTAAGATTTATTTGGTTTGTGACAATTCTGGCTGTCTTGGCTGGTATCCTGTTGTACACCCGCATGGGCAGTACTCCTAATATCAAAAAGAAGATATACAGCCAATGGTCTAAAGAATATGTCGTAACCAAGGACAAATTGTCTTATATCAGGACGACAAACAGTAAGACTGAAGATGTTGTGCTGTCTGAGGCACAGGGTTATGGCATGGTGATTGCTGTGGATGCAGCTAAGCAAGGCGATGCCAGTTCGGCTGATTTTGAAAAGCTCTACCAATATTATCTAGCTCATCGTCTGAAAGATACCCAGCTCATGTCTTGGAAACAGACGATTAAGGATGGAAAGAGCAATCATGAAGACGAAAACAATGCTACAGACGGCGATCTCTACATTGCCTATGCTTTGATTCAGGCTGCTAAGCAGTGGCCGGACAAGGCTAAAGAATACCAAGATCAGGCTCAGGCCATTCTGAAAGATGTCTTGGCATATAACTATAATGAAAGTAACGGCGTTTTGACGGTTGGGAACTGGGCAAATGCAGAATCGAAATTTTATAATCTCATGCGGACTTCTGATACATTGCCGCAGCAGTTCCAAGCTTTCTATGAGTTGACAAAGGATAAGCAGTGGCTGACAATCCGGGATAACATGCTCAGCAAACTTGAAGCAATCAGCGCTGATAATAAGACTGGTTTGATACCAGACTTTATCTGGGTTGAAGGCGACAAAGTTCGGGCAGCTGATGCTGATACGGTTGAATCTGCAAATGATGGCTATTATTCTTATAATGCCTGCCGACTTCCTTACAACCTGGCTCAAAGCAAGGATGAAAAAAGTCAAAAAATGCTGAAGAAGATGTTGAACTTCTTCCTCAGTCAAGAAAAGATCTATGCGGGCTACACTCTGAAAGGGAAGGCTCTCAATAGTAATCAGGCTGGCAGCTTTACCGCTCCAGTATTCTATGCGGCGAATAACAATATGGAATTCCGCAAATTGGTGCAGCAGAATAAATATCTCTTCATGCAAGGTTTGCCGTCAGATAATTACTATGACGCAGCTGTGACAACGATGATTGCTTTAGAAACTTTATAA
- the rpoC gene encoding DNA-directed RNA polymerase subunit beta', which produces MVDVNRFKSMQITLASPNKVRSWSYGEVKKPETINYRTLKPEREGLFDEVIFGPTKDWECACGKYKRIRYKGIVCDRCGVEVTRAKVRRERMGHIELKAPVSHIWYFKGIPSRMGLTLDMSPRALEEVIYFAAYVVIDPKDTPLEHKSIMTEREYRERLREYGAGSFVAKMGAEAIQDLLKQVDLEAEIAVLKEELKTASGQKRIKAVRRLDVLDAFYKSGNKPEWMVLNILPVIPPDLRPMVQLDGGRFAASDLNDLYRRVINRNNRLARLLELNAPGIIVQNEKRMLQEAVDALIDNGRRGRPITGPGSRPLKSLSHMLKGKQGRFRQNLLGKRVDFSGRSVIAVGPTLKMYQCGVPREMAIELFKPFVMREIVARDIVQNVKAAKRLVERGDERIWDILEEVIKEHPVLLNRAPTLHRLGIQAFEPVLIDGKALRLHPLVCEAYNADFDGDQMAIHVPLSEEAQAEARILMLAAEHILNPKDGKPVVTPSQDMVLGNYYLTMEEAGREGEGMIFKDMDEAVMALRNGYVHLHTRVGIATDSLNKPWTEDQKHKILITTVGKILFNAIMPEELPYLQEPTNTNLTEGVPAKYFLESGQDIKEVIEQLEINVPFKKKNLGNIIAEIFKRFRTTETSALLDRLKNLGYHHSTLAGLTVGIADIPVVEDKAEIIEESHKRVEQITKQFRRGMITDDERYNAVTAEWRAAREKLEKRLVANQDPKNPIVMMMDSGARGNISNFSQLAGMRGLMAAPNGRIMELPILSNFREGLSVLEMFFSTHGARKGMTDTALKTADSGYLTRRLVDVAQDVIIREDDCGTDRGLLITSITEGKEMIESLEERLNGRYTKKTVKHPETGAVIIGPNELITEDKAREIVNAGVEEVTIRSVFTCNTRHGVCRHCYGINLATGDAVEVGEAVGTIAAQSIGEPGTQLTMRTFHTGGVASNTDITQGLPRVQEIFEARNPKGEAVITEVKGEVTAIEEDASTRTKKVFVKGQTGEGEYVVPFTARMKVEVGDQVSRGAALTEGSIQPKHLLAVRDVLSVETYLLAEVQKVYRSQGVEIGDKHIEVMVRQMIRKVRVMDPGDTDLLMGTLMDITDFTDANRDVVISGGVPATARPVLMGITKASLETNSFLSAASFQETTRVLTDAAIRGKKDHLLGLKENVIIGKIIPAGTGMARYRNLEPQAVNEVEIINEVTELPGGFETEENIVLK; this is translated from the coding sequence GTGGTTGATGTAAATCGTTTTAAAAGTATGCAAATCACCCTAGCTTCTCCAAATAAGGTCCGTTCATGGTCTTATGGGGAAGTGAAGAAACCTGAAACAATCAATTACCGAACCCTGAAACCAGAACGCGAAGGCCTTTTTGACGAAGTGATCTTCGGTCCAACAAAGGACTGGGAATGTGCCTGTGGTAAGTACAAACGGATTCGTTACAAAGGAATCGTCTGTGACCGCTGTGGTGTTGAAGTAACTCGTGCTAAGGTTCGCCGTGAGCGTATGGGCCACATTGAATTGAAGGCACCTGTTTCACATATTTGGTACTTTAAAGGAATTCCAAGCCGCATGGGTCTCACTTTGGATATGAGCCCACGTGCCCTGGAAGAAGTCATTTATTTTGCGGCTTATGTGGTGATTGACCCTAAGGATACACCGCTAGAGCACAAGTCCATCATGACGGAACGTGAGTACCGTGAGCGTTTACGCGAGTACGGCGCAGGCTCATTTGTAGCCAAAATGGGAGCCGAAGCTATTCAAGACCTCTTGAAACAAGTGGACTTGGAAGCTGAGATTGCTGTCCTCAAAGAAGAATTGAAAACTGCTTCAGGTCAAAAACGGATCAAGGCTGTCCGTCGTTTGGATGTCTTAGATGCCTTCTACAAGTCTGGCAATAAGCCAGAATGGATGGTTCTTAATATCCTTCCGGTTATTCCGCCAGATTTGCGTCCAATGGTTCAGTTGGATGGTGGTCGTTTTGCGGCATCTGACCTCAATGATCTCTATCGCCGTGTTATCAACCGGAACAACCGTTTGGCTCGTTTGCTTGAGTTGAATGCACCTGGTATCATCGTTCAAAATGAGAAGCGGATGCTTCAAGAAGCGGTTGATGCTTTGATTGATAACGGTCGCCGCGGCCGTCCAATCACAGGACCAGGTAGCCGTCCACTTAAATCATTGAGCCACATGCTCAAAGGGAAACAGGGTCGTTTCCGTCAAAACTTGCTGGGTAAACGGGTTGACTTCTCAGGTCGTTCCGTTATCGCTGTTGGTCCTACGTTGAAAATGTATCAATGTGGTGTGCCGCGTGAAATGGCGATTGAGCTCTTCAAGCCGTTTGTGATGCGGGAAATCGTTGCCCGTGATATCGTGCAGAACGTAAAAGCTGCCAAACGCTTGGTAGAGCGTGGAGATGAGCGTATCTGGGATATTCTGGAAGAAGTGATCAAGGAACACCCAGTGCTTCTTAACCGCGCACCGACCCTTCACCGTCTGGGAATTCAGGCCTTTGAGCCAGTTCTGATTGACGGTAAAGCTTTGCGTTTGCATCCACTGGTCTGTGAAGCCTACAATGCCGACTTTGACGGTGACCAAATGGCTATCCACGTACCATTGTCAGAGGAAGCGCAAGCTGAAGCTCGCATCCTCATGCTGGCTGCTGAGCATATCTTGAATCCGAAAGATGGTAAGCCAGTTGTAACACCATCTCAGGATATGGTCTTGGGGAACTACTACCTGACCATGGAAGAGGCTGGCCGCGAAGGCGAAGGCATGATTTTCAAGGATATGGATGAAGCGGTCATGGCTCTCCGCAACGGCTATGTTCACTTGCATACTCGTGTTGGTATCGCAACAGACAGTCTTAATAAGCCTTGGACAGAAGACCAGAAGCATAAGATTTTGATTACAACTGTTGGTAAAATCCTCTTTAACGCGATTATGCCAGAGGAATTGCCTTATCTGCAAGAGCCAACCAATACTAACTTGACAGAAGGTGTGCCAGCTAAGTATTTCTTGGAGTCAGGACAAGACATCAAGGAAGTCATTGAACAGCTTGAGATTAATGTTCCGTTTAAGAAGAAAAATCTTGGTAACATCATCGCAGAAATTTTCAAACGATTCCGTACAACAGAAACATCTGCTCTTCTTGACCGCTTGAAGAACTTGGGTTATCACCATTCTACTTTGGCTGGTCTGACAGTAGGTATCGCTGATATCCCAGTTGTCGAAGACAAGGCTGAGATTATTGAAGAATCCCATAAGCGTGTTGAACAAATTACTAAACAATTCCGCCGTGGTATGATTACTGACGATGAACGCTACAATGCAGTTACTGCTGAGTGGCGGGCAGCTCGTGAGAAATTGGAAAAACGTCTGGTTGCCAACCAGGATCCGAAGAACCCTATCGTTATGATGATGGACTCTGGAGCCCGGGGTAACATCTCTAACTTCTCCCAGTTGGCCGGTATGCGTGGTCTGATGGCTGCGCCAAATGGACGTATCATGGAATTGCCAATCTTGTCTAACTTCCGTGAAGGGCTGTCCGTTCTGGAAATGTTCTTCTCAACCCACGGTGCTCGTAAGGGTATGACCGATACGGCCCTTAAGACAGCCGACTCGGGTTACCTGACTCGTCGTCTGGTTGACGTTGCCCAAGATGTGATTATCCGTGAAGATGACTGTGGTACAGATCGTGGACTTCTTATCACTTCTATCACAGAAGGCAAGGAGATGATCGAGTCTCTGGAAGAGCGTCTCAATGGTCGTTACACTAAGAAAACAGTTAAACATCCAGAAACTGGTGCGGTCATTATTGGTCCAAATGAATTGATCACAGAAGACAAGGCGCGTGAAATCGTTAATGCTGGTGTTGAAGAAGTGACAATCCGCTCCGTCTTTACATGTAACACCCGCCACGGTGTCTGCCGTCACTGTTACGGTATCAACTTGGCAACGGGTGATGCAGTTGAAGTCGGTGAAGCAGTCGGAACCATCGCTGCCCAGTCTATCGGGGAGCCTGGTACACAGCTGACCATGCGTACCTTCCACACGGGTGGTGTTGCCTCTAATACCGATATCACACAAGGTCTTCCTCGTGTCCAAGAAATCTTTGAAGCCCGCAATCCGAAAGGGGAAGCGGTCATCACTGAAGTCAAGGGTGAGGTTACTGCTATCGAAGAAGATGCATCTACTCGTACCAAGAAGGTCTTTGTTAAAGGCCAAACTGGCGAAGGTGAGTATGTGGTACCATTTACAGCCCGTATGAAGGTCGAAGTGGGTGACCAAGTTTCTCGTGGTGCTGCCTTGACTGAAGGTTCAATCCAGCCTAAGCACTTGCTGGCTGTCCGCGATGTCTTGTCTGTTGAAACTTACCTGCTTGCTGAAGTACAAAAAGTTTACCGTAGCCAAGGGGTAGAAATCGGTGACAAACACATCGAGGTAATGGTTCGCCAGATGATTCGCAAGGTGCGCGTCATGGATCCAGGAGATACAGATCTTCTCATGGGAACTCTCATGGATATCACAGACTTTACAGATGCTAACCGTGATGTGGTTATCTCAGGCGGTGTGCCTGCGACAGCTCGTCCAGTCCTCATGGGAATCACCAAGGCTTCCCTTGAGACAAATAGCTTCCTGTCTGCAGCTTCCTTCCAGGAAACAACTCGTGTCCTGACAGATGCTGCTATCCGTGGTAAGAAAGACCATCTGCTCGGACTCAAGGAAAATGTTATCATCGGTAAGATTATCCCGGCCGGTACAGGTATGGCCCGCTACCGCAATCTGGAGCCTCAGGCTGTCAATGAAGTTGAAATTATCAACGAAGTGACAGAACTGCCAGGTGGATTTGAAACTGAAGAAAATATTGTTCTTAAATAA
- the comGA gene encoding competence type IV pilus ATPase ComGA yields the protein MVQEIAKEMIRQARQEGAQDIYLIPKTTCYELYMRIGDERRFIKTYDFELLSAVISHFKFVAGMNVGEKRRSQLGSCDYDCEEAKVSIRLSTVGDYRGFESLVIRLLHDEDRELRFWFEQLPELRKKIQARGLYLFSGPVGSGKTTLMYHLAQLKFSGQQVMSIEDPVEIKQEAMLQLQLNETIGMTYDSLIKLSLRHRPDLLIIGEIRDRETARAVVRASLTGATVFSTIHAKSVRGVYERLLELGVSEDELRMVLQGVCYQRLIGGGGVVDFVSQNYQEHEAAVWNQQIDQLFAEGHISAEQRQTEKIVYA from the coding sequence ATGGTTCAAGAAATTGCAAAAGAAATGATCAGGCAGGCTCGGCAAGAGGGGGCGCAGGATATTTACCTCATTCCTAAGACTACTTGCTATGAGCTTTATATGAGAATCGGTGATGAACGTCGCTTTATAAAAACTTATGATTTCGAGCTTCTGTCAGCTGTTATCAGCCATTTTAAGTTTGTCGCAGGTATGAATGTTGGAGAGAAGCGCCGCAGTCAGCTTGGGTCTTGCGATTATGACTGCGAGGAAGCCAAGGTTTCAATCCGGCTGTCGACAGTTGGGGATTACCGTGGTTTTGAAAGTCTGGTCATCCGACTCCTGCATGATGAAGACAGGGAGCTGCGCTTCTGGTTTGAGCAATTGCCGGAGCTGCGAAAGAAAATTCAGGCTCGCGGCCTCTATCTATTCTCAGGACCAGTCGGCAGTGGCAAGACGACCTTAATGTACCATTTGGCTCAGCTCAAATTTTCTGGTCAGCAGGTTATGTCGATTGAAGATCCGGTTGAGATTAAGCAAGAGGCTATGCTGCAGCTGCAGCTGAACGAAACCATTGGCATGACTTATGACAGTCTAATTAAGCTGTCTCTGCGACATCGGCCGGATCTTTTGATTATCGGGGAAATCCGTGATCGAGAGACAGCTAGAGCAGTGGTTCGGGCAAGTTTGACCGGAGCTACGGTCTTTTCAACAATTCATGCCAAGAGTGTTCGCGGTGTCTATGAGCGGCTTTTGGAATTGGGCGTTAGCGAGGATGAGCTAAGAATGGTGCTGCAAGGTGTTTGTTACCAGCGTTTAATTGGGGGAGGAGGTGTCGTTGATTTTGTCAGTCAAAACTATCAAGAGCACGAAGCCGCAGTCTGGAATCAGCAGATTGATCAGCTTTTTGCAGAAGGACATATCAGTGCTGAGCAAAGGCAGACCGAAAAAATTGTCTACGCCTAA
- a CDS encoding glycosyltransferase family 2 protein, protein MISQLIMIVTLFSIWMSLAWALVILCSSVHFWMKRSDFNVDTSPLEHYPMVTVVVPAHNEDVVIAQTTKAILDLDYPHDRVEVLLFADNCSDDTYQEMLKVQAMPEYAGRNITITDRTGTGGKAGVLNDALKMAKGEYICVYDADAMPEKNALYFLVKKVLEDPERHVASFGRNKTRNANQNFLTRCINQEIVVTQRVYHVGMWHLFKIGRIPGTNFLINTEFVKSIGGWKNGALTEDTEISFKIMQSGKLIALAYNSEAFQQEPETLKSYYMQRKRWAKGNYEVVLANFKHLFSGGNWRVKLEVFNYSCIFFWFNLAIVLSDLVFFANVAAMITQLFVPDVRIPFAFDAQNIYIVQLMLFNWLLMILLYLLQINIALASQFGQATTKQIWLALVSYLTYSQLFIVVSLDAVGSVILDKILKRKETKWVKTKRFAG, encoded by the coding sequence ATGATTAGTCAACTTATTATGATTGTCACTCTGTTCTCCATCTGGATGTCTCTGGCTTGGGCTTTAGTTATTCTATGCTCTTCCGTGCATTTCTGGATGAAACGCAGTGACTTCAACGTGGATACCAGCCCATTGGAACATTATCCTATGGTTACAGTCGTTGTCCCAGCCCACAATGAAGATGTGGTTATCGCTCAGACAACTAAGGCCATTCTGGACTTGGACTATCCTCATGACCGAGTAGAAGTTCTGCTCTTTGCAGACAACTGCTCGGATGACACTTATCAAGAAATGCTGAAAGTACAGGCTATGCCTGAGTATGCTGGACGTAATATTACAATTACAGACCGTACTGGTACGGGAGGTAAGGCAGGGGTGCTGAATGACGCCCTGAAGATGGCCAAGGGTGAATATATCTGTGTCTATGATGCGGATGCCATGCCAGAAAAGAATGCTCTTTACTTCCTAGTCAAGAAAGTTTTGGAAGATCCAGAACGCCACGTTGCTTCTTTCGGACGCAACAAGACCCGCAATGCCAACCAGAACTTCCTGACACGTTGTATCAACCAAGAAATCGTTGTAACTCAGCGTGTTTACCACGTAGGTATGTGGCACCTCTTTAAGATTGGGCGGATTCCAGGTACGAACTTCTTGATTAACACTGAGTTTGTTAAGAGTATTGGTGGTTGGAAAAATGGTGCCTTAACAGAGGATACGGAAATTTCCTTTAAGATTATGCAGAGCGGCAAGCTGATTGCTTTGGCTTATAACTCAGAGGCCTTCCAACAAGAGCCAGAAACCCTCAAGTCCTACTACATGCAGCGTAAGCGCTGGGCTAAGGGGAATTATGAGGTAGTTCTTGCCAACTTCAAGCATCTCTTTAGCGGCGGTAATTGGCGCGTGAAACTGGAAGTGTTCAATTATTCTTGTATCTTCTTCTGGTTCAATCTGGCGATTGTCTTATCTGACTTGGTTTTCTTTGCCAATGTAGCGGCGATGATTACCCAGCTCTTTGTACCAGATGTGCGGATTCCTTTCGCTTTTGATGCCCAGAATATCTATATCGTCCAGCTGATGCTCTTTAACTGGCTTCTGATGATTTTGCTTTATCTTTTGCAGATCAATATCGCCCTGGCTTCTCAGTTTGGACAGGCGACCACCAAACAGATTTGGCTGGCTCTTGTGTCCTATTTGACTTACTCTCAGCTCTTTATCGTTGTTTCTTTAGATGCAGTAGGATCTGTTATCTTGGACAAGATTTTGAAGCGGAAAGAAACCAAGTGGGTTAAAACAAAACGATTTGCAGGTTAG